CGCGAATGACGGCATGGTTTATTTGTTTGAAAGTTCTTCCGATTCTAATCATCCGTATGATTTGAAATTAAACTACTTGCCTGCCGGTATGGAACGCTCTTCAATTCATGAAACCGTAGCGACTAATCTGAAGGATATCGTTGATCCTCAATATGGTAAGGTTTCCGATAAGCCTCATGTTTACTTAAATGATGGGGGCATCACTTATCGTACGACTGACAAATCTAGGCCGCAATTGCATTTTATTGCAGGTAATATGGGACGGGGAGCAAGGGGGGCTTATGCTTTGGCGTTGGGCGGTAAATTACCCGAATCCGGAAAAAATGCCGGCCTTGATGCTGCTCAAAATGACTGGGACAAATCGGTTCCTCTATTTGAAACGCAAAAAGGAAACGATAATGTCATGGGGTATACCATCGGTGCACCGCAGATTGGTCGCGTTTCCACAGATCGTACACTTGCAGCAGACAATAGTTCCATGACCACTAATCTGTATGATGTCAAATATGCTGTTTTTGTTAGCAGCGGTACGCGGAACCTCTCTAAATTGTCCGGCAATGACGATAATACAGAAGCTGCTTTGTATATTTACAATGCGCTAGATAAAGAAAACGTCGGTTTGCCTGATCCTTCAGGTACCCAGCCTAGAAACGCAATGTCGGCAGGCCAGTTGATTAAGAAAATCTCAGTACCAAATGCAGAGCAAAATCGTGGCGGCTTAATGCAGCCTACCGTAGTGGATGTAAACTTTGACGGTGTGGCAGATGTTGCCTATGCTGCGGATTATTCGGGAGGCCTGTATCGTTTTGATTTGCGAGGTCCTTTAAATTCATGGGCTGCCAAAAAGATATTCCAAGCCAAGCCGGGGCAAAAAGTAACCTCTGCACCTGCTGTGTTTAGACGTGACCAAGACAAATATATTATTAGTTTTGGTACGGGCAGCGATTTATATCAAAGCGATTTAAGTGATGGTACTCAGCAGTCCGTTTATGGTATTTATGACGATTTGACTGTGTTGGATCCGACTGAAAAAACAACGGTGAATTTGCTTCAGCAAACGATGAGTACGGATGGAAACAAACGCAGTATGACCGATACGCTCCTAGATCCTGCAACTTATCAAGGTTGGTATTTTGATCTCCAACTGTCAAATCAGGCAGGTGAAGCGAGTGAGCGCGTAGTTGTGCAACCCGATATGCTGTTAAGGACCCTTGTCTTCAGCACCCGGAGTTATAAGCGTATCGAACATGCTCCAACTGGAGGTTCAATAAGTGGTGATAAATGTGAACCTACTGTAAAACGTACCGAATCCGCCGGTTCAGGCTGGATTATGCAGGTTAAAGTCGATAATGGTGGTGATATTGCCAAAACCAAAGGTACGCCGGAAGGTGTCAATCACCGCGAGTATGCTTATTTGGACTTTGAGGGTACGAATAAGACTAAAGATGTTGGCGACAAGGACGTTAAGAAGTATACAGGTTTTAGCTACAATGCCGGCCTGCCTAACTATGCGCTCTTGCTTAGCGGCAGCAATAACTCTCTCACCGGCTCTCAAAGCTCCACTACTATTTTCGGAGCACTCCGCAATGGTGAAGACGATGTTTTACGCGCCGGCGGTAAGCCTGCGCCCAGAATTTGTTTCTCTGGAGTAAATAATACTGCCTATATCAGCGGTACTAAGGGTACGCAAGGTGTTCACTCTGTGGTAAAAGCATATGGAAAAATCTGTCAGACCGGTCTTCGCCGTATATCTTGGCGGGAAATCTTCTAAAGATTTTGGTTGATTTTCGAGCTAAGTAGCATCACTGAGAGATAATCGCTGATATCCTTTGAGTAAGGGTATCGGCGATTTTTTTGATTTTTATGGTCAAAGCGGTCGAAGCGAATGATGATTTAACATCAAGATGCTATAAAAGTTAAGTTACCCATAAATGTATTATTGCAGCACTTTAATACATTACGAGACCTTTGCAATAACATAGGTTACTAAAATTTTATGCTCAATCTCATTTCCAAAATGCAAAACCTTTCTGATTTTTCCTACTTTTTGCTCAATATTAGGAAGGTTTTAGTCAATTGAAATTTTTTGGCGCATTTTTATACGTCAAATTTCGTTAACAGACTATTTTTGCAAAGGTCTCATTACATTAATTGAGACCTTTGCAAAATTCCCCAAAATCCCCTAAATTCCCATCAAGACATTTAGGGGATTTCTCATGAGCACCTTCTTCCAGCAAACCGCACAAGCCATGATCGCCAAACACATCGACCGCTTCCCATTATTGAAGTTGGATCAGGTGATTGATTGGCAACCGATCGAGCAGTACCTGAATCGTCAAAGAACCCGTTACGTCCGAGACCACCGCGGCCGTCCCGCCTATCCCCTGTTGTCCATGTTCAAAGCCGTCCTGCTCGGACAATGGCACAGCCTCTCCGATCCCGAACTCGAACACAGCCTCATCACCCGCATCGACTTCAACCTGTTTTGCCGTTTTGACGAACTGAGCATCCCCGATTACAGTACCTTATGCCGCTACCGTAACTGGCTGGCGCAAGACGACACCCTGTCCGAATTGCTGGAACTGATTAACCGACAACTGGCCGAAAAAAACCTAAAAGTAGAGAAGGCATCCGCCGCCGTCATTGACGCCACCATTATTCAGACTGCCGGCAGCAAACAGCGTCAGGCCATAGAAGTCGACGAGGAAGGACAAGTCAGCGGCCAAACCACACCGAGTAAGGACAAAGATGCCCGTTGGACAAAGAAAAACGGCCTCTACAAACTCGGTTACAAACAACATACCCGTACCGATGAGGAAGGCTATATCGAGAAACTGCACATCACCCCCGCCAATGTCCATGAGTGCAACCATCTGTCCCCTTTGTTGGAAGGCATTGCCGAAGGTACGACCGTCTATGCCGACAAAGGCTACGACAGTAAGGAAAACCGGCAACATCTGAAAGAGCATCAGTTGTTAGACGGCATTATGCGCAAAGCCCACCGCAACCGTCCGCTGACGGAAGCGCAAACCAAACGTAACCGATATTTGTCGAAGACCCGTTATGTGGTCGAACAGAGCTTCGGTACGCTGCACCGTAAATTCCGCTACGCCCGGGCAGCCTATTTTGGTCTGCTCAAAGTGAGTGCGCAAAGCCATCTGAAGGCGATGTGTTTGAACCTGTTGAAAGCGGCTAACAGGCTAAGTGTGCCTGTTGCCGCCTAAAAGGCGGCCCGGATGCCTGATTATGGGGTATCCGGGGAGGATTAAGGGGGTATTTGGGTAAAATCGGTGAATATTTGAAACGAAAACAGCCGAAAATCTGTGTTGGGGTTTCGGTTGTTTGGGGAAAGGCTTTTTTGCAAAGGTCTCATAAGGTATTACCTCTTGCACCTTATTCACCTGAGCTCAACCCGATTGAGAAGGTGTGGGCGAATATTAAGCGGTATCTGCGAACCGTATTGTCTGATTACGCCCGATTTGACGATGCGCTACTGTCCTATTTTGATTTTAATTAACTATATTTGGATGAAACAGGATTTGACCGCTACCTGTTCCGTCCCTATGCCCGCAGCCCGAAAGGGCAAATAGTGAAAGCGCAGATAAGTGGAAAAAGATACCGACGCTTATCTCTGGTGTCCGCACAAGTCGGCAACCGGCTGATTGCTCCGATGATTTATCAAAATACGATGACCGGAGTCTTTTTTGAAGCGTGGTTTCAGCAATGCCTACTGCCTGTATTGACTCAAAAATCGGTGATTATTTTAGATAATGCACGATTTCACCGTATGGGTGTCTTACGGGAAATGGCGGAAAAATGGGGACATAAGGTATTGCCTCTTGCACCTTATTCACCTGAGCTCAACCCGATTGAGAAGGTGTGGGCGAATATTAAGCGGTATCTGCGAATCGTATTGTCTGATTACGCCCGATTTGACGATGCTCTATTGTCCTATTTTTATTTTAATTGACTATATCATGCAGATTTCGGATTTCTTCTTTCAACCATTCATCCCAATCGGGGCGTAAACAGCGGAGCTCTTTGTTCCAATACAGACAGTCCCAAGCCATGCTGCGCGAGGCTTCGGTATCGCGCTCGAACATTTGGGCGACAAAAGGTTCGAGCATTTGCGCGCTTTTGAACATACCGCCGTATTCTCCGTAAGTGCGGCAGGTTTCGGGATGGAGCATTTCCATCAGCGTTTCAATGTCGCTCTGCAACGTAAGCCATGAACCGTTTGACTCGTCCAACCCAAGCACATCGCGTAAC
Above is a window of Neisseria mucosa DNA encoding:
- a CDS encoding IS5/IS1182 family transposase, with the protein product MSTFFQQTAQAMIAKHIDRFPLLKLDQVIDWQPIEQYLNRQRTRYVRDHRGRPAYPLLSMFKAVLLGQWHSLSDPELEHSLITRIDFNLFCRFDELSIPDYSTLCRYRNWLAQDDTLSELLELINRQLAEKNLKVEKASAAVIDATIIQTAGSKQRQAIEVDEEGQVSGQTTPSKDKDARWTKKNGLYKLGYKQHTRTDEEGYIEKLHITPANVHECNHLSPLLEGIAEGTTVYADKGYDSKENRQHLKEHQLLDGIMRKAHRNRPLTEAQTKRNRYLSKTRYVVEQSFGTLHRKFRYARAAYFGLLKVSAQSHLKAMCLNLLKAANRLSVPVAA